The Corallococcus silvisoli genome contains the following window.
ACCGCCGTGTTCTGCACTTCCGGAAGGAGAAGGAAGGCTGGACCCGTCGCCGTGGCCACCGTCAGCCGTACACCGAGGTGAAGGTCACCTCGATTTCCGGCTAGTCGTCCCGGTCATTCCACTCACGAACTTCCAAGGAGCAAGGTGTCATGGCCCATAAAAAGGGACAGGGTTCTTCGCGCAACGGGCGTGATTCCAACCCGCAGTACCGTGGCGTGAAGGTTTACGGCGGCGAAGCCGTCTCCGCGGGCAGCATCCTCGTGCGCCAGGTGGGCACGGTGATCCACGCGGGCACGAACGTGAAGCTCGGCCGCGACTTCACCCTCTACTCGGTGGTGGACGGCGTGGTGAAGTACGAGCGCCTCGGTCGCGACAAGAAGAAGGTGTCGGTGTACCCGGCCGCCGCGCAGGCGAGCGCCTAGTCGGTTGCCCTGGGGGAAACCCCGGGCACGGGCATCCCCGAGCGGGTCGTTCCCGGTCCTCCCGTTCCTCGCGAACGGTCGGATGCGAGGACGGCCCGCTCTGTGTTTTTCCAGGAGGGCGGTCGCCCCATGAAGTTCGTCGACGAAGTACGCATCTAC
Protein-coding sequences here:
- the rpmA gene encoding 50S ribosomal protein L27, which encodes MAHKKGQGSSRNGRDSNPQYRGVKVYGGEAVSAGSILVRQVGTVIHAGTNVKLGRDFTLYSVVDGVVKYERLGRDKKKVSVYPAAAQASA